From one Nonomuraea polychroma genomic stretch:
- the def gene encoding peptide deformylase: MREIRVIGDPVLRTPAEPVTDFDRELRRLIDEMFQAMYAVNGVGLAGPQIGVSRRLFVYDINKRKGHVINPTLTVDDPEEIVDEEGCLSVPDRQTRLPIYAPVARAAGVTVEGLDRLQRPVRIKARGSLARCFQHETEHLDGKLYVDRLPKNEARKIVLKA, encoded by the coding sequence ATGCGAGAGATCCGCGTGATCGGAGATCCGGTGCTGCGCACGCCCGCCGAGCCGGTCACGGACTTCGACCGCGAGCTGCGCCGCCTGATCGATGAGATGTTCCAGGCGATGTACGCGGTCAACGGCGTCGGCTTGGCCGGCCCGCAGATCGGCGTGTCGCGGCGGTTGTTCGTGTACGACATCAACAAGCGCAAGGGCCACGTGATCAACCCGACGCTGACGGTCGACGACCCCGAGGAGATCGTCGACGAGGAAGGGTGCCTGTCGGTGCCGGACCGCCAGACGCGCCTGCCGATCTATGCCCCGGTCGCCCGGGCCGCGGGCGTGACCGTCGAAGGGCTCGACCGGCTGCAGCGGCCGGTGCGGATCAAGGCCCGCGGCTCGCTGGCGCGGTGTTTCCAGCACGAGACCGAGCACCTCGACGGCAAGCTGTACGTCGACCGCCTCCCCAAGAACGAAGCACGCAAGATCGTCCTGAAAGCATAG
- a CDS encoding ribose-5-phosphate isomerase: MRVYIGADHAGYELKNHLVSWMKDHGHEVTDCGPFVYDAEDDYPAFVLRAAEGVAGDPASLGVVIGGSGNGEQIAANKVRGIRAALAWSEETASLAREHNNANVISVGARMHSIEDATRFVEVFLTTTFSGSERHSRRIAQLATYETIGQLPSLP, translated from the coding sequence GTGCGTGTCTACATCGGTGCCGACCATGCCGGCTATGAGCTCAAGAACCACCTGGTGTCCTGGATGAAGGACCACGGGCACGAGGTGACCGACTGCGGTCCCTTCGTCTACGACGCCGAGGATGACTATCCCGCGTTCGTGCTGCGTGCCGCCGAGGGCGTCGCCGGCGACCCCGCCAGCCTCGGGGTGGTGATCGGCGGCTCGGGCAACGGCGAACAGATCGCCGCCAACAAGGTGCGCGGCATCCGCGCGGCCCTGGCCTGGAGTGAGGAGACGGCCAGCCTGGCGCGCGAGCACAACAACGCCAACGTGATCAGCGTCGGCGCGCGCATGCACTCCATCGAGGACGCCACCAGGTTCGTCGAGGTCTTCCTGACCACGACGTTCTCCGGCAGCGAGCGGCACAGCAGGCGGATCGCCCAGCTGGCCACCTACGAGACGATCGGCCAGCTGCCCTCGCTGCCGTAA
- a CDS encoding SDR family oxidoreductase: protein MSVLSGKGALVTGGSRGIGRAIVERLREDGAEVVFCYEHSEEAAQQVAKETGAHAVRADLGSKEDLERLFAEAEARLPGLDVLVNNAATTSGQKPMAEITDEDYERAFAVNTRAVFLAMQWAARVMRDGGRIVNISTLNTQVPAPALSLYCGSKGAIEQFAKVAARELGGRGITVNVVSSGATDTDMLRNANPPEALEQTRAFTALQRLGRPDDIAAVVAFLAGPDGRWVTGHNLLASGGLIV, encoded by the coding sequence ATGAGCGTACTTTCTGGAAAGGGCGCATTGGTCACAGGGGGCTCCAGGGGCATCGGCAGGGCCATCGTGGAGCGGCTGAGGGAGGACGGCGCCGAGGTCGTCTTCTGTTACGAGCACTCGGAGGAAGCGGCGCAGCAGGTCGCCAAGGAGACCGGCGCGCACGCCGTGCGGGCGGATCTCGGCAGCAAGGAAGACCTGGAGCGGCTGTTCGCCGAGGCGGAGGCGCGGCTGCCGGGGCTGGACGTCCTGGTCAACAACGCCGCCACCACCAGCGGGCAGAAGCCCATGGCGGAGATCACGGACGAGGACTACGAGCGGGCGTTCGCGGTCAACACCCGCGCGGTGTTCCTGGCCATGCAGTGGGCGGCGCGGGTGATGCGGGACGGCGGGCGCATCGTCAACATCTCCACGCTCAACACCCAGGTGCCCGCGCCGGCGCTGTCGCTCTACTGCGGCAGCAAGGGCGCCATCGAGCAGTTCGCCAAGGTGGCGGCGCGGGAGCTCGGCGGGCGCGGGATCACCGTCAACGTCGTCTCGTCCGGCGCCACCGACACCGACATGCTGCGGAACGCCAATCCGCCGGAGGCTCTGGAGCAGACCCGGGCGTTCACGGCCCTGCAGCGGCTCGGAAGGCCCGACGACATCGCGGCCGTGGTCGCGTTCCTGGCCGGTCCCGACGGGCGGTGGGTGACCGGCCACAATCTCCTCGCCAGCGGCGGGTTGATCGTCTAG
- a CDS encoding PP2C family protein-serine/threonine phosphatase, with protein sequence MSSRPAPLIPPRVRAVLVRVPFLVSIVRFVRRGPLARDRNLLIALSTLSVIIGVLAARVSTEWFSPSLLILVTLVGGLQLRLRSLIKLLVAVGAALGFIAITLGLSRIGLGLTVTIGFTTVLALLMARTRGKLGVQGLRGDAMLLELRDRLKSQGELPPLPKDWGGKVVLKQAGGSSFGGDFLVSMRDGNTVEIALVDVSGKGVDAGTRALLLSGTFGGLLGSVDDFLPACNAYLHRQRGDEGFVTAVHVRLDLATGDYTITSAGHPPVVKFDAGTGNWQVASAKGVVLGVVPDLHCEPDSGTLRKGDALLLFTDGLIEQPGRDIDAGLDRLLGEAERLLPSGFRDGARALVNAMASGHNDDCALVLIWRP encoded by the coding sequence ATGAGTTCCCGTCCGGCGCCGCTGATCCCGCCACGGGTCCGTGCGGTCCTGGTGCGGGTGCCCTTTCTCGTGTCCATTGTCCGCTTCGTCCGCCGGGGTCCGCTGGCCCGCGACCGCAATCTGCTCATCGCGCTCTCCACACTCTCGGTCATCATCGGCGTGCTGGCCGCGAGGGTCTCGACCGAGTGGTTCTCGCCTTCGCTGCTCATCCTCGTCACCTTGGTCGGCGGGCTCCAGCTGCGGCTGCGCAGCCTGATCAAGCTGCTCGTGGCGGTGGGCGCAGCGCTCGGCTTCATCGCGATCACGCTCGGCCTGTCGCGGATCGGGCTGGGGCTGACCGTGACGATCGGATTCACCACCGTGCTCGCGCTGCTCATGGCCCGGACCAGGGGCAAGCTCGGCGTGCAGGGGCTCCGCGGCGACGCGATGCTGCTGGAGCTGCGTGACCGGCTCAAGAGCCAGGGCGAGCTGCCCCCGCTGCCCAAGGACTGGGGCGGCAAGGTGGTGCTCAAGCAGGCCGGCGGGTCCTCGTTCGGCGGTGACTTCCTGGTCTCCATGCGTGACGGAAACACCGTGGAGATCGCCCTCGTGGACGTGTCCGGCAAGGGCGTGGACGCGGGCACCAGGGCGCTGCTGCTGTCCGGCACGTTCGGCGGCCTCCTCGGCTCGGTCGACGACTTCCTGCCCGCCTGCAATGCGTACCTGCACCGCCAGCGGGGCGACGAGGGTTTCGTGACCGCCGTGCACGTGCGCCTCGACCTGGCCACGGGCGACTACACGATCACCTCGGCCGGGCATCCGCCGGTGGTGAAGTTCGACGCCGGCACCGGCAACTGGCAGGTCGCCTCGGCCAAGGGCGTGGTCCTCGGCGTGGTGCCCGATCTGCACTGCGAGCCCGACAGCGGCACGCTGCGCAAGGGCGACGCGCTGCTGCTCTTCACCGACGGGCTGATCGAGCAGCCGGGCCGCGACATCGACGCCGGGCTGGACCGGCTGCTCGGGGAGGCGGAGCGGCTGCTGCCGTCCGGGTTCCGCGACGGCGCGAGAGCCCTGGTCAACGCCATGGCCTCCGGCCACAACGACGACTGCGCCCTGGTCCTGATCTGGCGGCCGTAG
- a CDS encoding GNAT family N-acetyltransferase translates to MTYPIRPIGEAEWPAFLGVLEEAFNWTPHAQQAERWKAETEFDRTLAVFDGDLMVGVTSVLSFRMTVPGGQLPVGGVTSVSVLPSHRRRGVLSSMMRKQLADIRERGEPVAALYASESVIYGRFGYGRAASLLSFRIPKRSSAFVKNAPVDPSLRIRVAKPADVRADLEKVFASVVTARPGRYERNAAFWDSTLADEEFDQRGAGALRSVLAEDDRGVRGYALFRVKGSWDDNDLPTGELQLHELEATDPAAYALLWRSVLDRDLITTVRAARPVDDPLISLLADQRQLRAGWSDELWVRLVDVERALAGRAYAAPVDVVIEVEDDVCPWNAGRWRLTADTTGAECKPVDDEPDVTVPVAALGSAYMGDGQLVQQLEAGLVRERRQGAVLALATAMSWSPKPWAGRVF, encoded by the coding sequence ATGACGTATCCGATCCGTCCCATCGGTGAGGCCGAGTGGCCCGCGTTCCTCGGGGTTCTCGAGGAGGCATTCAACTGGACTCCGCATGCCCAGCAGGCCGAGCGCTGGAAAGCCGAGACGGAGTTCGACCGCACCCTCGCCGTCTTCGACGGCGATCTCATGGTGGGGGTCACCTCGGTCCTCAGCTTCAGGATGACGGTTCCCGGCGGGCAGCTTCCCGTCGGCGGCGTGACCTCCGTCAGCGTGCTGCCCTCGCACCGCCGCCGCGGAGTGCTGTCGTCGATGATGCGCAAGCAGCTCGCCGACATCCGCGAGCGCGGCGAGCCGGTCGCCGCGTTGTACGCCTCCGAGTCGGTGATCTACGGCAGGTTCGGGTACGGCAGGGCCGCGAGCCTGCTGTCGTTCCGCATCCCCAAGCGCAGCTCGGCGTTCGTCAAGAACGCGCCGGTCGACCCCTCGCTCAGGATCAGGGTGGCCAAGCCCGCCGACGTGCGCGCCGATCTCGAGAAGGTGTTCGCGTCCGTGGTGACCGCGCGCCCGGGACGCTACGAGCGCAACGCGGCCTTCTGGGACAGCACGCTGGCAGATGAGGAGTTCGACCAGCGAGGGGCGGGTGCGCTGCGCTCGGTGCTGGCGGAGGACGATCGGGGCGTGCGCGGATACGCGTTGTTCAGGGTCAAGGGCTCCTGGGACGACAACGACCTGCCCACCGGGGAGCTGCAGTTGCACGAGCTGGAGGCGACGGACCCGGCGGCCTACGCCCTGCTGTGGCGCAGCGTCCTCGATCGCGACCTCATCACGACGGTGCGGGCGGCCAGGCCGGTGGACGACCCGCTGATCTCCTTGCTGGCCGACCAGCGGCAGTTGCGGGCCGGCTGGAGCGACGAGTTGTGGGTGCGCCTGGTCGACGTCGAGCGAGCGCTGGCCGGCCGCGCCTATGCCGCGCCGGTCGACGTGGTGATCGAGGTGGAGGACGACGTGTGCCCGTGGAACGCGGGCCGCTGGCGCCTTACGGCGGACACCACGGGCGCCGAGTGCAAGCCGGTCGACGACGAGCCCGACGTGACCGTGCCGGTGGCCGCGCTCGGGTCGGCGTACATGGGCGACGGGCAGCTGGTCCAGCAGCTGGAGGCGGGGCTGGTGCGCGAGCGCCGGCAGGGCGCGGTGCTCGCGCTGGCCACCGCGATGTCCTGGAGTCCGAAGCCATGGGCCGGTCGAGTGTTCTAA
- a CDS encoding DsbA family protein, with the protein MAEKIPVDLWFDPACPFAWVTSRWLLEVEQVRPIEPRFRFMSLHFLNEDKDVPEDYKARAAKAMGSVRVVAAAAAKHGEEYVGRLYTELGTRLHNQGMSKEPERLREVNEAALEAVGLDKNLADAMESEEWDETIRASHDEGITLVGQEVGTPIIRVGANAFFGPVITKIIRGEEAGRLWDGVLAVTEFDDFFELKRTRTRRPAFD; encoded by the coding sequence GACCTCTGGTTCGACCCCGCGTGTCCGTTCGCCTGGGTCACGTCGCGGTGGCTGCTCGAAGTCGAGCAGGTCCGCCCCATCGAGCCCCGCTTCCGGTTCATGTCACTGCACTTCCTCAACGAGGACAAAGACGTTCCGGAGGACTACAAGGCCCGGGCCGCCAAGGCCATGGGATCGGTCAGGGTGGTGGCCGCGGCCGCGGCCAAGCACGGCGAGGAGTACGTCGGCCGCCTCTACACCGAGCTCGGCACCCGCCTGCACAACCAGGGAATGAGCAAGGAGCCGGAGCGCCTGCGCGAGGTCAACGAGGCCGCGCTCGAGGCCGTCGGCCTCGACAAGAACCTCGCGGACGCGATGGAGTCCGAGGAGTGGGACGAGACCATCCGCGCCTCGCACGACGAGGGCATCACGCTCGTCGGCCAGGAGGTCGGCACGCCGATCATCCGCGTCGGGGCCAACGCCTTCTTCGGGCCGGTGATCACCAAGATCATCCGCGGTGAGGAGGCAGGCCGGCTGTGGGACGGGGTGCTGGCGGTCACGGAGTTCGATGACTTCTTCGAGTTGAAGCGCACCCGGACCCGACGTCCGGCTTTCGACTGA
- a CDS encoding aldehyde dehydrogenase family protein: MRQLYIGGSWTASASDEPIEVVNPATEEIIDRVPAGSPDDVESAADAARRAFPAWSQTAAAERGKLLGDAAELLKQRSHEIAKTIATDMGSPLGFALKVQTLMPAGVLASYAQLAESHPRESRVGNSLVVKEPIGVVAAITPWNYPLHQIICKVGPALAAGCTVVLKPSEVAPLAAYALAEIFDEVGLPPGVFNLVSGRGPVVGEAMAAHPEVDMVSFTGSTAAGRRVASLAAESVKRVALELGGKSANIILPDADLETAVKVGVANCFVNAGQTCSAWTRMLVHRDQYDAAVRLSVEAAGKYAVGDPFDESTRIGPLVSQVQRDRVIRYINRGQEEGARLVAGGTERPHERGYYVEPTVFAAVEPGMTIEQEEIFGPVLALIPYRNEDEAVHIANDTKYGLAGAVWSGTEDHAVAVARRLRTGQVAVNGGKFNPLAPFGGYKQSGVGRELGGYGLEEYLEIKSLQL, encoded by the coding sequence ATGCGTCAGCTGTATATCGGCGGCTCCTGGACCGCGTCGGCGTCCGACGAGCCCATCGAGGTCGTGAACCCGGCCACGGAAGAGATCATCGACCGCGTGCCCGCGGGCTCCCCCGACGATGTGGAGTCGGCCGCCGACGCCGCGAGGCGAGCCTTTCCCGCCTGGTCGCAGACGGCGGCCGCGGAGCGGGGCAAGCTGCTCGGCGACGCGGCGGAGCTGCTCAAACAGCGCTCCCACGAGATCGCCAAGACCATCGCGACGGACATGGGGTCGCCGCTGGGCTTCGCGCTCAAGGTCCAGACGCTGATGCCGGCCGGTGTGCTGGCCTCCTACGCCCAGCTCGCCGAGAGCCACCCGCGCGAGTCCCGTGTCGGCAACTCGCTGGTCGTCAAGGAGCCGATCGGGGTCGTCGCGGCGATCACGCCGTGGAACTACCCGCTGCACCAGATCATCTGCAAGGTCGGTCCCGCGCTGGCCGCCGGCTGCACCGTCGTGCTCAAGCCGAGCGAGGTCGCGCCGCTGGCGGCGTACGCGCTGGCGGAGATCTTCGACGAGGTGGGCCTGCCCCCAGGCGTGTTCAACCTGGTGAGCGGGCGTGGCCCGGTCGTCGGCGAGGCCATGGCCGCCCACCCCGAGGTGGACATGGTCTCCTTCACCGGCTCGACGGCGGCCGGCCGCCGGGTCGCCTCGCTGGCGGCCGAGTCGGTCAAGCGGGTCGCGCTCGAGCTCGGCGGCAAGTCCGCCAACATCATCCTGCCCGATGCCGACCTGGAGACCGCCGTCAAGGTCGGCGTGGCCAACTGCTTCGTCAACGCGGGCCAGACCTGCTCGGCGTGGACCCGCATGCTCGTCCACCGCGACCAGTACGACGCCGCCGTCCGCCTGTCGGTCGAGGCCGCGGGCAAGTACGCCGTCGGCGACCCGTTCGACGAGTCCACCAGGATCGGGCCGCTGGTGTCCCAGGTCCAGCGCGACCGCGTGATCCGCTACATCAACCGGGGCCAGGAGGAAGGCGCCCGGCTGGTGGCCGGGGGGACCGAGCGGCCGCACGAGCGCGGCTACTACGTTGAGCCCACCGTGTTCGCGGCCGTGGAGCCGGGGATGACGATCGAGCAGGAGGAGATCTTCGGCCCGGTCCTGGCGCTGATCCCCTACAGGAACGAGGACGAGGCCGTCCATATCGCCAACGACACCAAGTACGGCCTGGCCGGCGCCGTCTGGTCGGGCACCGAGGACCACGCGGTCGCGGTCGCCCGCCGGCTGCGCACCGGCCAGGTCGCCGTCAACGGCGGCAAGTTCAACCCGCTGGCCCCCTTCGGCGGCTACAAGCAGTCCGGCGTGGGGAGGGAGCTCGGCGGGTACGGTCTGGAGGAATACCTGGAGATCAAGTCACTCCAGCTCTAG